ttaaCTCTTTTTTCCTCACttgcccttccctctcctcctttattCTCTTCGCAGCTCTCTCCCTGGGTCGCCCTCTCAACCTCCTTTATCTCCATCCCTGGGCTGGGGTctgtggctgactgactgacccagTTGTCTTTCTGATTTGTGGGCTGAGTTGCTATGGGCTATGCCCCTGGTGTGCTGTTGGCCAGAGACCCATAGAGTTAGAGTAGGGCTTGGGTTTCTGAAAACAGACTCCCCGCCTTCAATGAACAACCGCCCTGGCACTATCAATTATTTAACACACTCTGCACCTCATCACTCACCAATACAGGAGTGtttgtaaaagagagagagaaagagagagacaaagcttgtgtttgtgaaagagagagtgtgtgtaatgCATGTTTGTAGGTacaagatggagagggagagaaagtgtgtgagtgcatgtgtgtctgtgcacttgtcgtctgagtgtgtgtgtgtgggtgtgtgtgtgtgtgtatgagagagagagagagagagagagagagaatgagagtggaAAAAGTAAGTGTAAGGAAATGTTTTGTGTATCCTGTTTGAGTGTCTTTCAGCACTAGCATAGAGGTGTGTCACCGCCCTTTCTTCCCTGCCCTCATGAGGTTTCCTGTACCCCTCAGGCCTCAAGGTAATCACTTTCTGCTCGTCTCACTCAGTCATTTGGTTATTGCAGATCGTAGTGCTAACCAGGAACAATGAGCCACAGCTACAGTTACAACCCTCAGGTTAGAGTAACACTACTCCTCAGACAAGAATATTCACCAAAGACCACAGCATCAAACACACGGACGATACACAGAACACTCTAGAGATTCTAGGAAAAGATTCTCTCTCGATGAGATTCTAATAACACTGTAGATTCTGGAATCATTTACCGGGTCTATGACATTATCATAGACCCGGTAACTGATTCCAGAATTGTTTGTGGCTCGGGCAATGGGAAAGAGGCACAAGTTACTACATTATCATATTATACAGTGATGCTGACACTATTAATCAGTAACACACTTTTCACAGTGGTCATGCATGCAGGTTAGGCCAGAGATGAAGTCTACACTGAGATGAAGTCTAAACTGCACTGGAATAATCAGCCATTATAATTTGCCAATCTCATTCCCACTGACCTGGTGACCTGTTTTCTGAGCCTGAAATACAAAAAGACTACTATGCTGCAGAGGGGTTTAAGCTACTGGTAGGAGGCAGTGGAATGATACTACAACACTGGAACTTCCCTTTTAACAATACAATAATGATATGTTAGAAATAGAACAAACGATCAACGCATGCACAAACATGACCACAtatcagtatttatgctgcagtagtttatgtgtcgggggctagggtcagtttgttatatctggagtacttctcctgtcttatccggtgtcctgtgtgaatttaagtatgctctctctaattctctctttctctctttctttctctacctcGGAGGAccggagccctaggaccatgcctcaggactacctgacatgatgactccttgctgtccccagtccacctggtcgtgctgctgctccagtttcaactgttctgcctgcgactatggaatcctgacctgttcatcggatgtgctacctgtcccagacatgctgttttcaactctctagagaaagcaggagcggtagagatactcttaatgatcggctatgaaaagccaactgacatttactcctgaggtgctgacttgctgcaccctcgacaactactgtgattattattatttgaccatgctggtcatttatgaacatttgaacatcttggccatgttctgttataatctccacccggcacagccagaagaggactggccacccctcatagcctggttactctctaggtttcttcctaggttttggcctttctagggagtttttcctagccaccgtgcttctacacctgcattgcttgctgtttggggttttaggctgggtttctgtacagcactttgagatatcagcttatgtatgaagggctacataaatacatttgatttgattttatatcaACTGCGTTCCTCTCGTCTTCGAGGAAACACCCAACCTCAGACAATATGATAAGGAATCtgaagactacattacccataattATGGAACAGTCTTTATCGGCTGTCAATCAGCCATATCGAATGACAGTGGTGAAGGTCCATGCATATTCAATACGGCTGCTAATGTATTTTCTGTACATCTGAAAGCTCAGTTACCACAGTAGGTATCAAGTGGTACGAGAATatgaggtagtagtagtagcagtggtagtagttgAGTAGTTTTAAAAGTGACacatgaggagagggagagaaaacaaaaaagagaacaaaagaggtgtatactgtatatttttgcGTGTGTGACATCTATGTTCATACTGTGttttgtctactgtgtgtgtcttACGTTGCCGTATAGACACGTATTTCCCATTGGCTGCCATCAGCACCACCTGAGGGTGGCTCTCCTCCAGGTCAAACAGCTCGTCCTTCCCCGGCTTGCTGCACCTGCCAGACCTCAGTGTCCCCGTGGGGCCCATGGGACTCAGGTACTTCCCCTCACAGTCCTTAAACGCCAGCTTCCCACACTTCAGCTCCAGCGTGTACCCCGTGCCCCTCCCGCTCTCCGCTGACAGCTTCCCGTCGTTGACAAGGTAACGGCTGTCACAGGTCTTGAGCCGGTACTTCCCCTCCAGGTAGACGAGCGTCAGGAGCGCCGCCACGCCCCATGGAATGTTCCGGTCCACGGCGATCTCGCCGTCGTCGGGTGACAGGTGGGCATAGCGCTTGCGGGCGACACTGAGCAGGTTGGCCTGCGGGTGGAGCGCCAGGTGCACCGCCCATAACTCTGCCTCTGTGATAACTTGGGCGAAGCAGGACAGATAGTCCCGGGAACCTCCGAATAACCTCAGGTAGGGTTCCGACTGAAGTGCCCAGCGGCCGTCTGACTGGGCAGCGATTAGGAAGCGGCAGTCTGTGTTCCGGCCCTCGGCCTCACAGGTGACCTTGCCATCCTTGTCGGAAGCCAGGTAGCGGCCCAGATGGCTGCGGAGGTAAACCACCTGGGGGTCCTGGGAGTCCTGCTCTAATGTCCACACCTGCTTCCTCTTCAGACTCGGGGCCGACGCATTCACCTGATGGAGGAGAGATCACTGTCAAGAGCACTGGGAATAGACCGTTTTCACTTGTCTACCTAAAACaccttccctcttcccctgtcTTCACCCTTTCTAACTCTTTCCTGCTTTAGATAAACTTCTTTGGCATCTACTCTACTCTGGCATGAAAACTACAAAGGAGTTGGCTAAAGCAGGACCAGACTGGTACCAGTCTAGACAGGAACACAGTAAGACTAAGCTGTGTCAGATGAGGTATCTCACCTTGAAGCCAAAGGCCTCTGCGGTGAGGTAGCGACTCTCGTGGTTGATCAGACCAAACTGCAGCTTCAGTGGACAGTTTGTACCGTTAGTGGGCATCCTGGCCtgggggaaggaagaggaggagggatgggaggaagaAGAATGTGTGGCGGAGGGgaagagtggggaggggagggcatGGGGGTATGAATGACAAGTATGAGGTGAGGTTAAAAGGGTGGGCAGAATTAGGCAATAAAATATGAGAAGAAATCAATGAGGAAGGTAGCTATAATGCAGGGACTTTGTCTTCTACATTTTCTTTACACAGATTTATGATCTACTTACTGTGGTTATTTGGTTCCTTTCTGTAGTTTCTGTGATTCCTATGCTCCTAATTCCCAGATGAAAACGTTTCCTTTCAAATTGCTCCTCTTCTtattctgtttctcctcccttctccgtctcctctccacctctgtttctctctggtgGTAGTGAAGGGCTCTTTCTCgtcttttctctttctgtcattcAGGGCTCATGTTTTTTTTCCTTCGGTTTCCTAATCAGGATTATAGTAATCAGCAGGGCTCAATACTGCAATCCAACAAGTGACgtcaccctctccacctctcctctcacaATTTCTTTCAAactacctctccccttctccatcaaTTGATATTTTCCcccttctctatctccctctcttagtCTTCCTCTCACTAAATCGTTACCTTTGGCTCTGTCTCACTCTAACGCTCTTCCTCTATGCTTCCCcccctctgtttctttctctccctctctctctctttccctcagccagtctctctcttttttcaatTCCCTGTTATTTCTCTCCCAGTTCCTTTCTCTGAGATTACTGAGCCACTGATCTCCTGACCAGTCTCCAACCTTGGCCTTAGTGACCAGTCAGTAACCCAG
This region of Oncorhynchus tshawytscha isolate Ot180627B linkage group LG25, Otsh_v2.0, whole genome shotgun sequence genomic DNA includes:
- the fscn2b gene encoding fascin-2: MPTNGTNCPLKLQFGLINHESRYLTAEAFGFKVNASAPSLKRKQVWTLEQDSQDPQVVYLRSHLGRYLASDKDGKVTCEAEGRNTDCRFLIAAQSDGRWALQSEPYLRLFGGSRDYLSCFAQVITEAELWAVHLALHPQANLLSVARKRYAHLSPDDGEIAVDRNIPWGVAALLTLVYLEGKYRLKTCDSRYLVNDGKLSAESGRGTGYTLELKCGKLAFKDCEGKYLSPMGPTGTLRSGRCSKPGKDELFDLEESHPQVVLMAANGKYVSIRQRVSISANQEDETDLETFQMEIDKESRKCLFRTNEGKYWALVAHGGIQTTTTERSANTMFAVEWMGRRVALRASNGKYICTKKNGQLAAISDSIGEDEKLILKLINRPMLILRGLNGFICHHKNSNTLDANRSVYDIFTLHFSDGAYHIKGEGGRFWYVNSSGLVCSDGETPDDFSFEFLEHGRIAIRGKNGRYLRGQGGMLKGDGVTPDSSALWEY